The following are encoded in a window of Primulina eburnea isolate SZY01 chromosome 4, ASM2296580v1, whole genome shotgun sequence genomic DNA:
- the LOC140830081 gene encoding uncharacterized protein translates to MDPEEITRLVTEMQLSNSGTEDCLKLEETDFQIGNDRRSRFVRIRLCLNITNPIKKCIRIKPTRDADGIIVLLVYEKLPDFCYACGRVGHSLRECEDLTVDKSLPSFGTWLRAVSHTGWGKRSSTSEAKPKQPHNDEGSQSETNNYPNQDSRELAIVIHRMDSTTKVPPEQTDKGRNSLPTDINLIIPTDRMEFNPPPLSLVAGAVRSSPNIERSPSQKIHKTVDSDLVMDIDFAGSSSKHWKRRARDKGKENFLGSDSHSVSGNKRGLSSILGTAEKNHKSPSKKFRLNDGILNPEDNKTLLESEYRKVITRGWGATDSHRTLVDRLSICKLTLQTWAEVRVSFNPKKLKSKRIELNCLRTSEHWNSSNNKIRKLEGEVEKLSSQEELYWRQRSRISWLREGDRNSRFFHQKSSLRKVHNSIQGLISCHGDWCTEIMGMGNIVLDYFGRLFSSSSPNIADLDALVGIVEPTVDCTMNRILTGPFTPKEIHRALFDVNPDKARGLDGFSALFYQKFWDVIGDDVTAAALQIFNGEHRLIGGMRQ, encoded by the exons ATGGATCCAGAGGAAATAACAAGGTTGGTTACAGAGATGCAATTGTCAAATTCTGGAACGGAAGATTGTCTGAAACTCGAGGAAACTGACTTTCAGATAGGCAACGACAGACGAA GCAGATTTGTGAGGATTAGGCTTTGTCTAAATATCACCAATCCAATCAAGAAGTGTATACGGATAAAGCCAACAAGAGATGCAGATGGTATCATAGTCCTCTTGGTTTATGAAAAGTTACCCGATTTCTGCTATGCATGTGGGAGAGTGGGGCATTCTCTTCGGGAGTGTGAAGATCTTACAGTTGATAAATCGTTACCCTCATTTGGCACATGGCTTAGGGCAGTTTCTCATACGGGGTGGGGAAAGAGGAGTTCAACATCTGAGGCGAAACCAAAGCAACCACATAATGATGAGGGATCTCAGTCTGAGACAAATAATTACCCAAATCAGGATTCTCGAGAGTTGGCTATCGTTATTCATCGCATGGATTCTACAACAAAGGTTCCTCCAGAGCAGACAGATAAGGGTAGAAACAGTCTGCCTACTGATATTAATCTTATTATCCCTACAGATCGGATGGAATTCAATCCACCACCATTAAGTTTGGTTGCGGGGGCGGTTCGGTCATCTCCTAATATTGAGCGCAGCCCATCGCAGAAAATACACAAGACGGTGGATAGTGACTTGGTAATGGATATCGACTTCGCGGGTTCTTCTTCTAAACATTGGAAACGTCGAGCACGGGATAAGGGTAAAGAGAATTTTTTGGGTTCGGACTCTCACTCCGTATCTGGAAATAAAAGAGGACTTTCGAGCATTCTAGGCACGGCAGAAAAGAATCACAAGAGCCCATCAAAAAAGTTTAGATTGAATGACGGAATACTGAATCCCGAAGATAATAAGACG TTACTGGAGTCAGAGTACAGGAAGGTGATTACCAGGGGTTGGGGAGCTACCGATTCTCATAGAACATTAGTGGATCGCTTATCCATTTGTAAGCTCACACTACAAACATGGGCAGAGGTTAGAGTGTCCTTCAACCCAAAGAAACTTAAGTCAAAGCGAATCGAACTGAATTGTCTTCGAACAAGTGAGCATTGGAACTCGTCGAACAACAAGATTAGAAAGCTGGAAGGTGAAGTTGAGAAGCTTTCTTCCCAGGAGGAGTTATATTGGAGGCAGCGAAGCCGTATCTCTTGGCTTCGTGAAGGTGATAGGAACTCCAGATTCTTTCATCAGAAATCCTCACTCCGAAAGGTACATAATTCTATCCAGGGATTAATCTCTTGCCATGGGGATTGGTGTACGGAAATTATGGGGATGGGAAACATTGTTCTGGATTATTTTGGTAGACTCTTCTCTTCATCTAGCCCAAATATTGCGGACTTGGATGCACTGGTGGGGATAGTAGAGCCGACAGTGGATTGTACCATGAATCGCATTCTTACTGGACCGTTCACGCCGAAGGAGATCCATAGAGCGCTATTTGATGTGAACCCAGATAAAGCTCGAGGCCTGGATGGTTTTTCAGCTCTGTTTTATCAGAAATTTTGGGATGTAATAGGAGATGATGTTACAGCAGCTGCACTTCAAATATTTAATGGGGAGCACCGATTAATCGGTGGAATGAGACAATAG